In Candidatus Accumulibacter cognatus, the genomic window GCCACCGGCCGGTACTGTTCATCACTTCGAACAACGAGAAGGAACTGCCCGACGCCTTCCTGCGCCGCTGTTTCTTCCATTACATCCGCTTTCCCGACAAGGAGACGATGACCAGGATCGTTAACGTGCACTTCCCTGGCCTGAAACCGACGCTGCTGCGCGAAGCACTGGAGGTCTTCTTCGAACTGCGCGAGATTCCGGGCCTGAAGAAAAAGCCCTCGACCTCGGAACTGCTTGACTGGCTCAAGCTGCTGCTGGCCGAAGACATTCCGCCGGAAGTGCTGCGCAGCAAGGATCAGAAGTCCGCGATCCCGCCGCTGCATGGCGCGCTGCTGAAGAACGAACAGGACGTACACCTCTTCGAGCGCCTGATTTTCATGGCGCGTCAGAACCGCTGAGGCCACTCGGGCAGCGACGATGCTGATCGACTTCTTCCTGCACCTCAAGGCGAGCCGCCTGCCGGTATCGATCAAGGAGTTTCTGACCCTGCTCGAAGCGCTGCAGCAGCATGTCATCGAGCAGAGCATCGACGACTTCTATGTGCTGTCGCGTGCCGCCCTGGTCAAGGACGAGACCCATTTCGACAAGTTCGACCGCGCGTTTGGCGAGTACTTCAAGGGAGTCGAGGCTCTGCCGGGGATGGACGTATTGATCCCCGAAGAGTGGCTGCGGCAGGCGGTCAAGCAGCATCTGAGCGACGCCGAACGCGCCAGACTCGAAAAACTCGGCTGGGACAAGCTGATGGAAACCTTCAAACAGCGCCTCGCCGAACAGAAGGAGCGGCATTCCGGCGGCAACAAATGGATTGGCAGCGGCGGCAGTTCGCCGTTTGGACACGGCGGCACGCATCCCGAAGGAATCCGCGTCGGCGGCAGGAGCGAGAACCGCTCGGCGGTCAAGGTCTGGGAGAAGCGCGAATACCGCAACCTCGACGATCGCATCGAAATCGGCACACGCAACATCAAGGTCGCGCTGCGCCGCCTGCGCCGTTTCGCCCGCCAGGGCGCTCCCGATGAACTCGACCTTGAAGGCACGATCACCGGCACCGCGCGCAACGCCGGCTGGCTCGACCTGCACATGCGCCCGGAACGTCACAACGCCGTCAAGGTGCTGCTGTTCCTCGACATCGGCGGCTCGATGGACGACCACATCCGCGTCTGTGAAGAACTCTTCTCGGCCTGCCGCAGCGAGTTCAAGCACCTCGAACACTACTATTTCCACAACTGCGTCTATGACCGTCTGTGGAAGGATAATCGACGTCGCCACAGCGAGCGCATCGCCACCCAGGACGTATTGCACAAATACGGCAACGACTACAAGCTGATCTTCGTCGGCGACGCGTCGATGAGTCCTTACGAACTCATCCAGCCCAACGGCTGCATCGAATACCACAACGCCGAACCTGGCGCGACCTGGTTGCGCCGCCTGGCCGACACCTGGCCGCACGCAATCTGGCTCAACCCCGAGGCGGAACAGTCGTGGCCATACCGGCAATCGACCTCGCTGATCTACAACCTGATGGGGGGGCGGATGTTCCCGCTGACGCTCGATGGGCTGGAGCGCGGGATGAGGTTGTTGAGCAAGTAGTTGAGCCAGGTCGCACCCGGCCCCTCCGCAGAACGCTGGACTCCTGAAGTGGCGCATGGGTGCCAGTGCACCGGGAATTCGACGTAGGCCGCCTGCAGCAGCGGTTGACCGCAGAGCCGCGAGCGCGCAGACCCCAGGTGTTCGATCTTCTTGCACCTGCGCCGCAGCCCGATTTCCAGCTCTGGCCGGGCTTCCAGCGGTATTTCCGCCACCGGAGAAGTCTGTGGATTGGCACCCGGAAACGCACTGCTGGGGTCTTGAAATCACGCATGCGTGATTTCAAGACCCCGTGTGTGTGACCCACTTCCGCCTATAACACAAGCACTACGGCAACCAGAAGTGTTGCTAAGCCAATGCCGAAGAATAGGAGCAGGTCGGATAGCTGACTTCCCGCAAGAAAGTAGTCGGCCGCCGAGACCTCAACCATGCCGGGTAGGTCAGGCCTCCACTTAACCCTGCAATCGCCCTCCAGAAATTCAAACGTGTAATTCGTTTGAGAAGCGTCTGAAGGGCTGGAGTAACTGAAGTAGAAATCTTCTCCCCATCTGCGAATAGCCCATGATTCGAATTCTTTGGTCGTGGGCATGCGGCCATGATGAGCGGCATGGTGGTTTACGAAAGCAGATGCTTCCTCAACCAATGCAGCGTGATGAAGACGCCGCATGATTGGAGGAGACTCTGTATTGAGCGCGATATACGTTCCGAAAATGAAAGCCAATAGGCTTGTGACAAGCAATAGTGCCGAAAATAGCCCGCGCAACACCATGATGAGTGCTAATGACGAATGAAAGGGACTTCCCCGTGCCGAGCGGAACGGGCGGCGAAAGCCCGTAGACCGTAGGTTGGGCTGAGGTACGAAGCCCAACGATCCAGGGTAACCATCTTGGCTGTTGGGCTTCGTACCTCAGCCCAACCTACTCCACTTGAATGGCAGCCCCCGAGCATTCTGATTCCGGCTGTCGGATTTTTAAACTCCGTGCAATGTTCTCTTCCCGCCCCTACCGGGGCTTTCAGCACGATCGGCTCGCTCCTGGATGCCATGCGGTCCATTGTCGCAAACCATTCATCGATGCGCTGGATCTTGAGTTGCTCGCGCAACCAACGTTCCAGTTGGGTCGACGACAGCAGCCCAGCGCGCTGGGCTTCCTGTGAAAGTTGGTCGGGTAATGTGATCTGAACCGTGGTCATGTGCTTTTTCCGTGGTAGATGTTCGGCAGCGAGAGCAGGCAGCGAGGTCTTGAAATAACGCATTGATAAAATTTCATGATCCCCCCGTCTTCCTTCGTCAGGCGGAACCGCTGACGAGTTGCAGGGTGGTTTGAGATGCGGTATTCCCCAGTTTCGATTCCCTGTCATTCCATCCGGGCTACGGGCTACTCTCGCTGATCGAAGACTTCGTTCAACGATTCGGCATCCAGTACCCTGATCGCCCAGGTTTCCAATTGATCGATGCTTGCGCTGGTCAGTCGGGCGCGGACAGCGTCAGGCAGGGGACCAAACCGGCGCGAGAGTTGGCGCTGCAGCAGGGCGACTTCGCCCTGCTGCAGCCCCTCTGCAGTCCCTGCTGTCGTCCTTTTTCAATTCCAAAGCGTTCGGCAGAAGTGATGTAGGGCATGGTGACGTTCCTTTCCCGTGTGTAGACTTCTTGCAGAAGTCGTTGCTCCAATTCGTTCGGCAATCGCATCAGCCAGTCGATGACGCCGAACAGATCGATGATGCGCTGCTTGTCCCAGTGGCGTTCTTAGAGCAGCTTGGCCAGTTGCCATTTTGCCGGGTACCGCTGTTCCAGGTCACCCCCTCGTTCTGCGGGTGAACAGGTGCGCAGCGGTGACCAGGGCGAAGGGATTGGGATCTTCCAGCAAGGCTTCGATCTGGCGGGCGTAGTCCAGGATCTGGACCGTTGGGAAGTGGATGCCGACCTCGCGGCCGTACAGTTGGTAGCCGTAGTGGGTGGGTTTCCAGCTTTCGCGGTCATCGGCCAGCACGGCCAGGCTGGCGACCGGGCGACGATAGCGGTCGTAGAGCCGGTAGTTGTAGGTGAACAGGCGCTCGGGGAAGGTGGCATCGTGTTGGCCCTGGACGAATGGGCTTGTTGAGCAAGTAATTACCTGCGTGCGTGCGTGCGTGAGAATTTTCACGGCAGGTTTGCGGTCCAGACATATAATGGCTTCACGAGACAAATGGCAAACGGGGTGAAAGCCCCGGACGCAAAGCTGCAGACCCTAACCTGGAATGACAGGAGGGTGGCTGGGTTACCTCGCTCCAGGCACATTCGTGCGGGTACTTGGTTTCCTTCCCACAGCTGAAACATGGCTCTCGTAAGAGAGGGCAGCAACGGCCTTGTTGAATTGATGCCGACTGTATGGCGCAACAACACTGACCACTTCTGATGCCATGTATGGTATGCGTTGAGAGTCTGAGGAAACCATGAAAACCTATATCGCGACGATCGAAACTCCTGGCGGAACCGAGACCATGAAACTGGCGGCGGCGAATATCCAGGAAGCCTACGGACAGGTGGCAGAACGTAGTCTGTCGGCTGCGGGCGCGTCGTATCATTACTCGATCAAGGAAGCATCGCCCGTTGCCTCGCCCCAGTTTTTCGACGGGTTTGCCAACGCCAGCTTCGCTCTCATGGCCTGCATGATTCTTTTCATCGTTTTCGACCACATGCTGCGCAAGTGGCTCAGGAGCTGATGCTGAATCAAGAGAGCCTGCATACGAACACTGCGGTTTCTCTGATCGAATGGATTGGCGAGCGGTGAAGGGGTCGCAGCAGTACGTTCAGCGGTCGCTGGGTACCAATGCTCGCCTTTCGTCAGGGGATGTCGTCGGTTTCAGATCGAGGCATTCTCAGCAGCCTGCCTCTGTGCTGCAGTAGAATGCCATCGATGAACGACGAATTTTTCATGCGCGAGGCGATTTCCCTGGCGCGAGCCGCCGAATGCCTCGGCGAAGTCCCGGTTGGCGCGCTGGTGGTTCGTGATGGGGTGATCGTCGGACGCGGTTTCAATTCGCCGATCGGCGAAAACGATCCAACGGCGCACGCCGAAATCGCCGCCCTGCGCGACGCCGCGCGCAATCTGCACAACTACCGTTTGCCCGGCTGCGAGCTGTTCGTGACGCTTGAACCTTGCGCGATGTGTGGCGGCGCGGTGCTGCAGGCACGCATTGCCCGGCTGATCTACGGTGCGCGCGATCCCAAGACCGGTGTGCATGGCAGTGTCGTCGACCTCTTTGCAGTACCGCGCCTCAACCATCACACAGCGGTCGTCGGCGGCGTCCTGGCCGACGAATGCGGGCAGTTGCTGTCCGGGTTTTTTGCAGCACGGCGTAGCCGCGAGTGAGCATGCACATCGAGATCTCCATCAGAAGACAGACGTTGACCCTCTCCGACGACTCCGGACAGGTGCTGCGTTGCTATCCGGTGTCCACCGCAAAAAATGGTCCGGGGGAAGTGTCGGGCAGTTTCTGCACGCCGCGCGGCAGGCACCTGATCCGCGCCAAGATTGGTACCGGCGAAGCTGTGAACACCGTTTTTTCCGCCCGCCGGCCGACTGGCGAGATCTATGGCAAGGAACTTGCCGAACGATTTCCGCAGCGAGACTGGATTCTCACGCGCATCCTCTGGTTATCCGGATGCGAACCCGGTCGAAATCGGTTGGGCCGGGTCGATACCATGCGCCGTTACGTCTATATCCACGGCAGCCCGGATACGACGCCGATGGGCTGCCCCGGATCGATCGGCTGCATTCGCATGCGCAACGCCGACATTGTCGAACTGTTCGATCTGGTGCCGCCCTACACGCCGGTCGATATCCTAGAGGACTGAAAGCGCTCGCAGACCTCGCCGGTGACCCGGGCGTCGACATCGAAACTTCGCTCGATCAGCGTGGTCTGCCCGTCGCGGTGCCTGCTGAGCAGCGTCGAGGCGCGCGTGCCGTAGTTTTCGGAGCGAACGAAGACCGCCGAGAGGATACGCTCCCATTCGAGCGGCACGCCGGTTTCGGGCAGGTGGGCATCGGGGACGATCTCCTGGTCGGCGAGCAGCGTGAAGAACGGCGCCGACGCCGGCAGTCCTGACAGGGCCGCAGCAAAGGTCGCCTTGG contains:
- a CDS encoding VWA domain-containing protein; translation: MLIDFFLHLKASRLPVSIKEFLTLLEALQQHVIEQSIDDFYVLSRAALVKDETHFDKFDRAFGEYFKGVEALPGMDVLIPEEWLRQAVKQHLSDAERARLEKLGWDKLMETFKQRLAEQKERHSGGNKWIGSGGSSPFGHGGTHPEGIRVGGRSENRSAVKVWEKREYRNLDDRIEIGTRNIKVALRRLRRFARQGAPDELDLEGTITGTARNAGWLDLHMRPERHNAVKVLLFLDIGGSMDDHIRVCEELFSACRSEFKHLEHYYFHNCVYDRLWKDNRRRHSERIATQDVLHKYGNDYKLIFVGDASMSPYELIQPNGCIEYHNAEPGATWLRRLADTWPHAIWLNPEAEQSWPYRQSTSLIYNLMGGRMFPLTLDGLERGMRLLSK
- the tadA gene encoding tRNA adenosine(34) deaminase TadA, yielding MNDEFFMREAISLARAAECLGEVPVGALVVRDGVIVGRGFNSPIGENDPTAHAEIAALRDAARNLHNYRLPGCELFVTLEPCAMCGGAVLQARIARLIYGARDPKTGVHGSVVDLFAVPRLNHHTAVVGGVLADECGQLLSGFFAARRSRE
- a CDS encoding L,D-transpeptidase, whose protein sequence is MHIEISIRRQTLTLSDDSGQVLRCYPVSTAKNGPGEVSGSFCTPRGRHLIRAKIGTGEAVNTVFSARRPTGEIYGKELAERFPQRDWILTRILWLSGCEPGRNRLGRVDTMRRYVYIHGSPDTTPMGCPGSIGCIRMRNADIVELFDLVPPYTPVDILED